In Pseudomonas sp. MTM4, one genomic interval encodes:
- a CDS encoding CHAD domain-containing protein, translating to MGYKLRPQDPVAEVRKVARQRIDKAIEALSVPAAERAEGVHQARKRFKELRALLRLVRKPLGAEFKRENQRLRDLGRALAESRDATAMLESWDLLSARFPKLFAEAGFKQIRRRLQARARQGEGDATNLDARIAQAINELSNASACIDSWPLSAEGFELLAAGVERTYADGCAELAKVKLEPSDEQFHEWRKRVKDHWYQTRLLTPSWPTLMQVRSDSLKRLADLLGDDHDLAMMQQLMQAQPPLVGDQSLRERLDRVIVQRRGEMQREALALGNEIYLEAPRDLVARWQRYWETAEV from the coding sequence ATGGGTTACAAACTTCGTCCGCAAGACCCTGTCGCCGAGGTGCGCAAGGTCGCTCGACAGCGCATCGACAAAGCCATCGAGGCACTGAGCGTGCCGGCTGCCGAGCGAGCCGAGGGTGTGCATCAGGCGCGCAAGCGCTTCAAGGAATTGCGCGCGTTGCTGCGATTGGTGCGAAAGCCCTTGGGTGCTGAATTCAAGCGCGAGAATCAGCGCCTGCGCGATCTTGGCCGTGCGCTGGCCGAATCTCGCGACGCCACCGCCATGCTGGAAAGCTGGGATCTGCTGAGCGCACGGTTCCCCAAATTGTTCGCCGAGGCGGGCTTCAAACAGATCCGTCGGCGCCTGCAGGCAAGAGCCAGGCAGGGCGAAGGCGATGCCACTAACCTCGATGCCCGTATTGCCCAGGCGATCAATGAACTGAGCAATGCCAGCGCCTGTATCGACAGCTGGCCATTGAGCGCCGAGGGTTTCGAGCTGTTGGCCGCCGGGGTGGAGCGCACCTATGCCGACGGTTGTGCCGAGCTGGCCAAGGTCAAACTCGAACCGAGCGACGAGCAGTTCCATGAATGGCGCAAACGGGTTAAGGATCACTGGTATCAGACGCGGCTACTGACTCCTAGCTGGCCGACGCTGATGCAGGTGCGCAGCGACTCGCTCAAGCGTCTGGCCGATCTGCTCGGCGACGATCATGATCTGGCGATGATGCAGCAGCTGATGCAGGCGCAGCCGCCTTTAGTCGGTGACCAGTCGTTGCGTGAGCGGCTCGATCGCGTGATCGTGCAACGGCGCGGCGAAATGCAGCGCGAAGCGTTGGCGCTGGGTAATGAGATCTATCTGGAGGCGCCTCGGGATCTGGTGGCGCGCTGGCAGCGCTACTGGGAAACGGCCGAGGTCTGA
- a CDS encoding LysR family transcriptional regulator: MKVPRVTLDQWRTLQAVIDHGGFAQAAEMLHRSQSSVSYTVARMQEQLGVPLLRIDGRKAVLTDAGEVLLRRSRQLVVQAGQLEELAHHMEQGWEAEVRLVVDAAYPNAKLIRALTAFMPQSQGCRVRLREEVLSGVEDVLRDGTADLAITSLDITGYLGAELSTVEFIAVAHADHSLHQLQRKLSVQDLQNQMQVVVRDSGQRQPRDAGWLGAEQRWTVGSLATSVAFVSSGLGFAWLPRHMIDRELAEGVLKPLPLIQGSIRRPLFHLYTNPDKPLGPATQILIDLIKTYDAQTQPADGRPAQASTLNRTTP; the protein is encoded by the coding sequence ATGAAAGTGCCACGCGTAACCCTCGATCAATGGCGAACCCTGCAGGCGGTGATCGATCACGGCGGCTTTGCCCAGGCGGCGGAGATGCTGCATCGCTCGCAATCGTCGGTCAGCTATACCGTGGCGCGCATGCAGGAGCAGCTCGGCGTTCCGCTGTTGCGCATCGATGGTCGCAAGGCAGTGCTCACCGATGCAGGCGAAGTGCTGCTGCGCCGCTCGCGGCAACTGGTGGTCCAGGCCGGGCAGCTCGAAGAACTGGCCCATCACATGGAACAGGGCTGGGAAGCCGAAGTACGCCTGGTGGTGGACGCCGCCTACCCCAACGCCAAGCTGATCCGCGCGTTGACGGCTTTCATGCCGCAGAGCCAGGGCTGCCGGGTGCGTTTACGCGAGGAAGTCCTGTCGGGCGTTGAAGATGTGCTCAGGGACGGCACTGCGGATCTGGCAATTACCAGCCTGGACATTACCGGCTACCTCGGAGCGGAGCTGAGCACTGTCGAATTCATCGCCGTCGCCCATGCCGACCATTCGCTGCACCAGCTGCAGCGCAAGCTGAGCGTGCAGGACCTGCAGAATCAGATGCAGGTCGTGGTGCGCGACTCCGGCCAACGTCAGCCGCGAGACGCCGGCTGGCTGGGCGCCGAGCAGCGCTGGACGGTCGGCAGCCTGGCCACCTCGGTCGCCTTCGTCAGCAGCGGGCTGGGTTTCGCCTGGCTGCCGCGTCACATGATCGACCGCGAACTGGCCGAAGGCGTGCTCAAGCCGCTGCCGTTGATCCAGGGAAGCATTCGCCGCCCGTTGTTCCATCTCTACACTAACCCGGACAAACCGCTCGGCCCGGCAACGCAGATTCTCATCGACCTGATCAAGACGTACGATGCGCAAACTCAACCTGCCGATGGCCGACCGGCCCAAGCTTCCACCCTCAACAGGACTACACCATGA
- a CDS encoding 3-phosphoglycerate kinase produces MKKIRFAALASLAIIPLSALAVSYPVELEQELNGAEVLATTETIDRDMAGLLLQNFGERPVSCSAVFRNGPEVPRTRRTTLDAGERKPLTAKFKRDVIRLRIKLTCEPQ; encoded by the coding sequence ATGAAAAAAATACGCTTCGCCGCGCTCGCTTCGCTCGCAATCATCCCACTGAGCGCCCTGGCCGTCAGCTATCCGGTGGAACTGGAGCAAGAGCTCAATGGCGCCGAAGTGCTGGCTACCACCGAAACCATCGACCGGGACATGGCCGGTCTGCTGTTGCAGAACTTCGGCGAACGCCCGGTGAGCTGCTCAGCGGTGTTCCGCAACGGCCCGGAAGTACCACGCACCCGCCGCACCACGCTCGACGCTGGCGAGCGCAAGCCGCTGACCGCCAAGTTCAAGCGCGATGTGATCCGGCTGCGTATCAAGCTGACCTGCGAGCCGCAGTGA
- a CDS encoding hydroxypyruvate isomerase family protein, which produces MKIAANLSMLFNELPLAERIMAACVAGFDGVEIQFPYELPAIHLKEVLERAGLPLVLINLPAGDFMQGGAGLAAAPARQQDFDAALQEALTYAAMARPACVNVLPGRLAEGVTREQALETLVQNLRKSAEAFALLGVRVVCEAINPLDMPGFLINTPEHLHALLERVDHPNCQAQLDLYHMARQGLDIAAGIRLLGPRIGHVQFADCPGRGAPGSGEVAFASLIEALRGTGYDGWLAAEYRPDGQDTAAGLGWLAEWRQH; this is translated from the coding sequence ATGAAAATCGCCGCCAACCTGTCCATGCTGTTCAACGAGCTGCCGCTGGCCGAACGCATCATGGCGGCGTGTGTTGCCGGTTTCGATGGCGTGGAGATTCAGTTTCCCTACGAACTGCCGGCGATCCACCTCAAGGAGGTGCTCGAGCGTGCCGGCTTGCCGTTGGTGCTGATCAACCTGCCAGCCGGCGATTTCATGCAGGGAGGCGCCGGTCTGGCTGCGGCCCCGGCGCGTCAGCAGGACTTCGATGCGGCGCTGCAGGAAGCCCTGACCTACGCGGCGATGGCGCGACCGGCGTGCGTCAACGTGTTGCCGGGGCGGCTGGCCGAGGGCGTCACGCGCGAGCAGGCGTTGGAAACGCTGGTTCAGAATCTGCGCAAGAGTGCCGAAGCCTTCGCGTTGCTCGGTGTGCGCGTGGTGTGCGAGGCGATCAACCCGCTGGATATGCCGGGTTTCCTGATCAATACCCCTGAGCATCTGCACGCCTTGCTGGAGCGCGTTGATCACCCCAACTGCCAAGCGCAGCTGGACCTGTACCACATGGCGCGACAAGGGCTCGATATCGCCGCCGGGATCAGGCTTCTGGGTCCGCGCATCGGCCATGTGCAGTTCGCCGACTGCCCCGGGCGCGGCGCACCGGGTAGCGGCGAGGTGGCATTCGCGAGTCTGATCGAAGCGCTGCGTGGGACGGGTTACGACGGTTGGCTGGCAGCGGAGTATCGGCCCGATGGGCAGGACACCGCAGCAGGCCTGGGCTGGTTGGCGGAGTGGCGGCAGCATTGA
- a CDS encoding protealysin inhibitor emfourin, producing the protein MKQLPALDSDATIRLSRQGGFAAIQALSRPREIDFASCNEQQRQQICSVLEGCLPLATSPSGQGDRRYYQIELRFRQHDNDDEMVIQVPEERAPGELVRLWDKGEVL; encoded by the coding sequence ATGAAACAGTTACCGGCATTGGATTCGGACGCGACCATTCGCCTGTCGCGGCAAGGCGGCTTTGCCGCGATACAGGCGCTCAGCCGTCCACGCGAAATAGACTTCGCCAGTTGTAACGAGCAGCAGCGCCAGCAAATCTGCTCCGTTCTCGAAGGTTGCCTGCCGTTGGCGACTTCTCCCAGCGGGCAAGGCGACCGCCGCTATTACCAGATCGAATTGCGCTTCAGGCAGCATGACAACGACGACGAAATGGTGATCCAGGTGCCGGAGGAGCGGGCACCCGGTGAGTTGGTGCGGCTCTGGGACAAGGGTGAGGTGCTCTGA
- a CDS encoding peptidylprolyl isomerase, with protein MKRLVLAACSLLLAGNLLAADNPRVLLNTSMGEIEIELEAEKAPISVKNFLGYVESGFYDGTVFHRVIPGFMIQGGGFNEGLGQKKTGEPIKNEADNGLHNVRGTLAMARTQNVNSATSQFFINHRDNDFLDHGGRDFGYAVFAKVVRGMDVVDQIAQVPTGNRSMMQNVPLQPVTIVSAKKL; from the coding sequence ATGAAACGACTCGTACTCGCCGCCTGCTCGCTGCTGCTCGCCGGAAACCTCCTGGCGGCAGACAACCCACGCGTGCTGCTGAACACCAGCATGGGCGAAATCGAAATCGAGCTTGAAGCCGAGAAGGCGCCGATCAGCGTGAAGAATTTCCTCGGCTATGTGGAAAGCGGCTTCTACGATGGCACCGTGTTCCACCGCGTGATCCCTGGCTTCATGATCCAGGGCGGCGGTTTCAACGAAGGCCTGGGCCAGAAGAAGACCGGCGAGCCGATCAAGAACGAAGCCGACAATGGCCTGCACAACGTTCGCGGAACCTTGGCGATGGCCCGTACACAGAACGTCAACTCGGCCACCAGCCAGTTCTTCATCAATCACCGCGACAATGACTTCCTCGACCACGGCGGCCGCGATTTCGGCTATGCGGTGTTTGCCAAGGTGGTGCGCGGAATGGATGTGGTCGATCAGATCGCCCAAGTGCCCACCGGCAACCGCAGCATGATGCAGAACGTCCCGCTGCAGCCGGTGACGATCGTTTCCGCGAAGAAGCTGTAA
- a CDS encoding Hsp70 family protein produces the protein MHTPSPARACGIDFGTSNSTVGWWRPASEPLIVLEDDQHTLPSVVFFNVEERRPVYGRLALAEYLEGYEGRLMRSLKSLLGSKLLKSETTVLGSAMPFKDILGLFLGTLKQRAETSAGRAFDEVVLGRPVFFVDDDPQADKEASDTLAAAAKKIGFKDVSFQYEPIAAAFDYESRIEREERVLIVDIGGGTSDFSLVRLSPERRQIDDRQSDILATSGVHIGGTDFDKQLSLQGVMPLFGYGSRMKSDAPMPTSTHLNLATWHTINAVYAPASLRALQSMRYDIVDPTGIDRLFSLIEQRAGHWLAMQVEQGKIELTEQDRYLIDFARIEAGLQASLTRDGFETAIDPLLERIRGNVSQLLASAGLKHDDIDTVFFTGGSSAIPALRQSIAALLPSARHVEGNRFGSIGSGLAIEAKKRYG, from the coding sequence ATGCACACTCCGTCTCCCGCCCGCGCCTGCGGCATCGATTTCGGCACCTCCAACTCGACCGTCGGCTGGTGGCGTCCCGCCAGCGAGCCGCTGATCGTGCTCGAGGACGATCAGCACACCCTGCCTTCGGTGGTCTTCTTCAATGTCGAGGAACGCCGTCCGGTGTATGGCCGGCTAGCCCTGGCCGAATATCTGGAAGGCTACGAGGGGCGGTTGATGCGCTCGCTCAAAAGCCTGTTGGGCTCCAAGCTGCTGAAGAGCGAAACGACGGTACTGGGCAGTGCCATGCCGTTCAAAGACATCCTCGGCCTGTTCCTCGGGACGCTCAAACAGCGCGCCGAAACCAGTGCCGGTCGAGCGTTCGACGAGGTGGTACTGGGTCGCCCGGTGTTCTTCGTCGACGACGACCCGCAGGCAGACAAGGAAGCTTCCGACACCCTGGCTGCAGCGGCGAAGAAGATCGGTTTCAAGGACGTCTCGTTCCAGTACGAACCCATCGCAGCAGCCTTCGACTACGAGTCGCGCATCGAGCGGGAAGAGCGCGTATTGATCGTCGATATCGGCGGCGGTACTTCCGACTTTTCCCTGGTGCGGCTGTCGCCGGAGCGGCGCCAGATCGATGACCGTCAGAGCGACATTCTCGCCACCTCGGGCGTACACATCGGCGGCACCGATTTCGACAAGCAGCTCAGCCTGCAGGGCGTGATGCCTTTGTTCGGCTATGGCAGCCGGATGAAAAGCGACGCGCCGATGCCCACCAGCACCCATCTCAACCTCGCCACCTGGCATACCATCAACGCGGTCTATGCGCCGGCTTCGCTGCGTGCGCTGCAGAGCATGCGCTACGACATCGTCGACCCCACCGGGATCGACCGGCTGTTCAGTCTCATCGAGCAACGCGCTGGCCACTGGCTGGCGATGCAGGTGGAGCAGGGCAAGATCGAGCTGACCGAGCAGGACCGCTATCTCATCGACTTCGCGCGGATCGAAGCGGGATTGCAGGCGAGCCTGACCCGCGACGGCTTCGAAACGGCCATCGACCCGTTGCTCGAACGAATCCGCGGCAACGTCAGTCAATTGCTGGCAAGCGCCGGGCTCAAGCACGACGACATCGATACGGTGTTCTTCACCGGCGGTTCCAGCGCGATTCCGGCCTTGCGCCAGAGCATCGCAGCACTGCTGCCAAGCGCCCGTCATGTGGAAGGCAACCGCTTCGGCAGTATCGGTAGCGGCTTGGCCATCGAAGCGAAGAAACGCTACGGTTGA
- a CDS encoding M4 family metallopeptidase: protein MFVRSSHHGFIPPYILRRIVDNGSQRQRDRALGTLAHVRNLLPNPGPPNRQPMASVLPERGRPGEPRRSVHDAQQQMVLPGVLARIEGQPPVADAAVDEAYDALGTTHEFFWQVFGRDSIDNHGFPLIGTVHYGVDYENAFWNGAQMVFGDGDGEIFNRFTLSLDVVAHELAHGVTESEAGLVYFNQSGALNESVSDVFGVLVRQFSLKQTADQADWLIGAELLTDRVQGSALRSMANPGSAYDDPLLGKDPQPGHMNDFIDTRDDNGGVHLNSGIPNRAFYLAATALGGYAWEKAGRIWYDTLCDRRLANDADFSAFAQLTVDNATVRFGAGGNEERAVVQAWAAVGVNP from the coding sequence ATGTTCGTTCGGAGCTCGCACCACGGCTTCATCCCGCCCTATATCCTCAGGCGCATCGTCGACAACGGCTCGCAGCGCCAGCGTGATCGAGCGCTGGGGACGCTGGCTCACGTGCGCAACCTGTTGCCCAATCCGGGGCCGCCCAATCGCCAGCCGATGGCCAGCGTATTGCCCGAGCGTGGCCGGCCAGGCGAGCCGCGGCGCAGCGTTCACGATGCCCAGCAACAGATGGTGCTGCCTGGTGTGCTCGCGCGAATCGAAGGCCAGCCGCCGGTCGCCGATGCGGCGGTGGACGAGGCTTACGATGCGCTCGGCACGACCCACGAATTTTTCTGGCAGGTGTTTGGCCGGGACTCGATCGACAACCACGGCTTCCCGCTGATCGGCACGGTGCACTATGGCGTCGATTACGAGAACGCCTTCTGGAATGGCGCGCAGATGGTGTTCGGGGATGGCGATGGCGAAATCTTCAATCGCTTCACCCTCTCGCTGGATGTAGTGGCTCATGAGCTAGCCCATGGCGTGACCGAAAGCGAGGCGGGGCTGGTGTACTTCAATCAGTCGGGCGCGCTGAACGAATCGGTTTCGGATGTGTTTGGCGTGCTGGTACGACAGTTCAGCCTGAAGCAGACGGCGGATCAGGCCGACTGGCTGATTGGTGCCGAGCTGCTGACCGATCGTGTGCAAGGCTCGGCGCTGCGCTCGATGGCCAATCCCGGCAGCGCCTATGACGATCCTTTGCTGGGCAAGGACCCGCAGCCTGGGCACATGAATGATTTCATCGACACCCGTGACGACAACGGCGGCGTGCATCTGAACTCCGGCATCCCCAACCGCGCGTTTTATCTGGCCGCGACCGCCCTGGGTGGCTACGCCTGGGAGAAGGCCGGACGCATCTGGTACGACACGCTGTGCGACCGGCGCCTGGCCAACGACGCGGATTTTTCCGCATTTGCCCAGTTGACCGTGGACAACGCGACCGTTCGTTTCGGCGCGGGCGGTAACGAAGAGCGGGCTGTCGTGCAGGCTTGGGCGGCTGTGGGCGTGAATCCCTGA
- a CDS encoding DEAD/DEAH box helicase, with protein MFDQFALHERLLKAVAELKFVEPTPVQVAAIPPALEGRDLRVTAQTGSGKTAAFVLPMLNRLIGDAVVRTDVRALILLPTRELAQQTLKEVERFSQFTFIKSAMITGGEDFKVQAAILRKVPDILIGTPGRMIEHLNAGTLILKDVELLILDEADRMLDMGFADDVQRLVGECAKRQQTLLFSATSGGAALREMAASVLRDPLHLQLNRVSELNEGTRQQIITAENIEHKEKLVHWLLANETYKKAVIFTNTRVQADRLYGRLVAEGVKAYVLHGDKDQKERKLAIDRVKEGGVKVLVATDVAARGLDIEGLDLVINFDMPRSGDEYVHRIGRTGRAGADGLAISLICHNDWNLMSSIERYLKQRFEHRVIKGLKGGYMGPKNLKASGKAAGTKKKKDDKKKATDKKTKVASKPTAKRPKNAKREAPASQVVSQDGMAPLRRKKPAAE; from the coding sequence TTGTTTGACCAATTCGCCCTGCATGAACGCCTGCTCAAGGCGGTCGCCGAACTCAAATTCGTCGAGCCGACGCCGGTGCAGGTGGCGGCCATTCCCCCGGCGCTGGAAGGGCGCGACCTGCGGGTAACGGCGCAGACCGGCAGCGGCAAGACGGCGGCGTTCGTGCTGCCGATGCTCAACCGGCTGATCGGCGATGCGGTGGTGCGCACCGACGTGCGCGCGCTGATCCTGCTGCCGACCCGCGAGCTGGCCCAGCAGACCCTCAAGGAAGTCGAGCGCTTCTCGCAGTTCACCTTCATCAAGTCGGCGATGATCACCGGTGGCGAGGACTTCAAGGTCCAGGCGGCGATCCTGCGCAAGGTCCCGGACATCCTCATCGGCACGCCGGGACGGATGATCGAGCATCTCAATGCCGGCACGCTGATCCTCAAGGACGTCGAACTGCTGATCCTCGATGAAGCCGACCGCATGCTCGACATGGGCTTCGCCGACGACGTACAGAGGCTGGTCGGCGAATGTGCCAAGCGTCAGCAGACGCTGCTGTTCTCCGCCACCAGCGGCGGCGCCGCCTTGCGCGAGATGGCGGCAAGTGTGTTGCGCGATCCGCTGCACCTTCAGCTCAACCGCGTCAGCGAGCTGAACGAGGGCACCCGTCAGCAGATCATCACCGCCGAGAACATCGAGCATAAAGAGAAGCTGGTGCACTGGCTGCTGGCCAACGAGACCTACAAGAAGGCCGTGATCTTCACCAATACCCGCGTGCAGGCCGACCGTCTTTACGGACGGTTGGTGGCCGAGGGCGTCAAGGCTTACGTGCTGCACGGGGACAAGGATCAGAAGGAGCGCAAGCTGGCCATCGACCGCGTCAAGGAAGGTGGCGTGAAGGTTCTGGTAGCCACCGACGTGGCGGCGCGCGGTCTGGATATCGAAGGTCTGGATCTGGTGATCAACTTCGACATGCCGCGCTCGGGTGATGAGTACGTTCACCGCATCGGACGTACCGGGCGCGCCGGCGCCGACGGCCTGGCGATCTCGCTGATCTGCCATAACGACTGGAACTTGATGTCGAGTATCGAACGCTACCTCAAGCAGCGTTTCGAGCATCGTGTCATCAAAGGGCTGAAGGGCGGCTACATGGGCCCGAAGAACCTCAAGGCATCGGGCAAGGCCGCCGGCACCAAGAAGAAAAAGGACGACAAGAAGAAGGCCACCGACAAGAAGACCAAAGTGGCATCAAAACCGACGGCCAAGCGACCGAAGAACGCCAAGCGTGAAGCGCCTGCCTCGCAGGTCGTCAGTCAGGACGGCATGGCACCGCTGCGCCGCAAGAAGCCCGCCGCCGAATAA
- a CDS encoding MFS transporter has product MQPTNQAANAWRVLFLLFLANLFNFFDRTIPAIIAEPIRLEWSLNDFQLGLIGTAFTIVYAIAGVPLGRMADIGSRRKIMGWGLTAWSGLTAVNGFAWNFWSFLLIRMGIGIGEASYAPAANSLIGDLFPAHKRARAMGIFMLGLPLGLLLAFFTIGSMVEYFGSWRAPFFIAAVPGLVLAVFIFFVKEPQRGAAETVKVSQERVQQPVRKVLAIRTFWWLVLAGLAFNFATYACNAFMVPLLMRYHAVPLVEASIATGVIVGLTGLIGLTFGGWVADQIHQRFARGRLIFAAVSMVIATLATGYALLAGRIEVGVFVAIFSIGWLFSYNFYTCVYTAIQDVVEPRLRATAMALFFAGLYLLGGGMGTVVVGLLSDHFAESAMLAAGASEMSEAFRAEGLHGAMYLIPASLLLTMVFLFQASRTFCHDAKRMTDGMTQSASDAEAALA; this is encoded by the coding sequence ATGCAGCCAACCAACCAAGCCGCGAACGCCTGGCGTGTCCTGTTTCTGCTGTTTCTGGCCAACCTGTTCAACTTCTTCGACCGCACCATTCCCGCCATCATCGCCGAGCCGATTCGTCTGGAGTGGAGCCTCAACGACTTCCAGCTCGGCCTGATCGGCACTGCCTTCACCATCGTTTATGCGATAGCCGGGGTGCCGCTGGGGCGTATGGCCGATATCGGCTCGCGCCGCAAGATCATGGGCTGGGGTTTGACCGCCTGGAGTGGGCTGACTGCCGTCAACGGCTTCGCTTGGAATTTTTGGAGTTTCCTGCTGATCCGCATGGGCATCGGCATCGGCGAGGCCAGCTACGCGCCGGCGGCCAACTCGCTGATCGGCGATCTGTTCCCGGCACACAAGCGCGCTCGTGCCATGGGAATCTTCATGCTCGGCCTTCCGCTTGGGTTGCTGCTGGCGTTTTTCACCATCGGCTCGATGGTCGAGTATTTCGGCAGCTGGCGCGCGCCGTTCTTCATCGCTGCCGTGCCTGGATTAGTGCTGGCGGTGTTCATCTTCTTCGTCAAGGAGCCGCAGCGTGGCGCCGCCGAGACGGTGAAGGTGTCCCAGGAGCGCGTGCAACAGCCCGTGCGCAAGGTGTTGGCGATCCGTACCTTCTGGTGGCTGGTGCTGGCCGGCCTGGCGTTCAACTTCGCGACCTACGCCTGTAACGCCTTCATGGTGCCGTTGTTGATGCGTTATCACGCGGTGCCGCTGGTTGAGGCATCGATTGCCACCGGTGTGATCGTCGGCCTGACCGGCTTGATTGGGTTGACCTTTGGCGGCTGGGTGGCCGACCAGATCCATCAGCGTTTCGCCCGTGGCCGGCTGATCTTCGCGGCGGTGAGCATGGTCATCGCCACGCTCGCCACCGGTTACGCGCTACTCGCCGGGCGCATCGAGGTCGGCGTGTTCGTCGCGATTTTCAGCATCGGCTGGCTGTTCTCCTACAACTTCTACACCTGCGTCTACACCGCGATTCAAGACGTGGTCGAGCCACGTTTGCGCGCCACTGCCATGGCGCTGTTCTTCGCGGGGCTTTATCTGCTTGGCGGTGGCATGGGTACGGTGGTGGTGGGGCTGTTGTCCGATCACTTTGCCGAGTCGGCGATGCTCGCCGCAGGGGCCAGCGAGATGAGCGAAGCGTTCCGCGCGGAAGGGCTGCATGGGGCGATGTACCTGATCCCGGCATCGTTGCTGCTGACCATGGTGTTCCTGTTCCAGGCCTCGCGGACGTTCTGCCATGACGCCAAACGCATGACCGATGGCATGACTCAGTCCGCCAGCGACGCCGAGGCCGCTCTGGCCTGA
- a CDS encoding NAD(P)-dependent oxidoreductase, producing the protein MSELPSIAFAGIGLMGLRMCRRLIAAGYPLTVWNRSPEKCAPLVEAGARQVSTPAELCAAADVVLLCLADTSVVREVVFGAGGIVEGARAGQVLVDHSSLEPAATRAMAAELESRGGMRWIDAPVSGGTAGAEAGSLAIMAGGRDEDVERVRPILMQLGQRLTRMGGVGAGQVTKACNQMIVACNALVIAEVVALAERSGVDASLIAPALAGGFADSKPLQILAPQMASSEFEPIKWHVRTLLKDLDTAVQLSREEGSATPMTGLAAQLMRLHGSQGHLEQDPATLVRMYREQSQ; encoded by the coding sequence ATGTCCGAACTGCCTTCCATCGCCTTTGCCGGCATCGGCCTGATGGGTCTGCGTATGTGTCGCCGGCTGATTGCCGCCGGTTATCCGCTAACGGTATGGAACCGTTCGCCGGAAAAATGCGCGCCCCTCGTCGAAGCCGGTGCGCGGCAGGTGAGCACGCCGGCCGAGCTCTGCGCGGCTGCTGATGTGGTGTTGCTGTGTCTGGCCGATACCTCAGTCGTGCGCGAGGTGGTGTTCGGCGCGGGTGGCATCGTTGAAGGGGCGCGAGCGGGGCAAGTGCTGGTCGATCATTCCAGCCTGGAACCGGCGGCCACGCGCGCCATGGCCGCCGAGCTGGAGTCGCGTGGCGGCATGCGCTGGATCGATGCGCCGGTATCTGGCGGCACCGCTGGCGCCGAGGCGGGCAGCCTGGCGATCATGGCTGGCGGGCGTGACGAGGACGTCGAGCGGGTCCGACCGATCCTGATGCAGCTGGGGCAGCGACTGACGCGCATGGGCGGGGTCGGTGCGGGGCAGGTGACCAAGGCCTGCAACCAAATGATCGTCGCTTGCAATGCGCTGGTCATCGCCGAAGTCGTGGCGCTGGCCGAGCGTTCCGGTGTCGATGCGAGTCTGATCGCGCCGGCACTGGCTGGCGGTTTCGCCGACTCCAAGCCGCTGCAGATTCTCGCCCCGCAGATGGCCAGCAGTGAGTTCGAGCCGATCAAATGGCACGTGCGCACCCTGCTCAAGGACCTCGACACCGCCGTCCAGCTTTCCCGCGAAGAGGGCAGCGCCACGCCAATGACCGGGCTGGCCGCGCAGCTGATGCGCCTGCATGGCAGTCAGGGTCATCTCGAGCAGGACCCGGCGACCCTGGTGCGGATGTACCGGGAGCAGAGCCAATGA
- a CDS encoding transcriptional regulator produces the protein MTYDWDLMLRLLREAQKPGNEAFAPRQYADEHAIAMEDAGQPLPNLDSLKAEAQNYESLLFEGGFLVTRPEEQGGNGENFVLTERGSRLLEMLEGDIAGTAYRQRLDDKGEAALTPEIFDALATG, from the coding sequence ATGACCTATGACTGGGATCTAATGCTGCGTCTGCTGCGCGAAGCGCAAAAGCCTGGCAACGAGGCCTTCGCGCCGCGTCAATATGCCGATGAGCATGCGATTGCCATGGAGGATGCCGGCCAGCCACTGCCTAATCTCGATTCGCTCAAGGCTGAAGCGCAGAACTACGAGAGCCTGCTGTTCGAAGGGGGGTTTCTGGTGACGCGCCCGGAAGAGCAGGGCGGTAATGGTGAGAATTTCGTCCTGACCGAGCGGGGTTCACGGCTACTTGAGATGCTCGAAGGCGACATTGCGGGCACTGCGTACCGCCAGCGCCTGGATGACAAAGGCGAGGCCGCGCTGACGCCGGAAATCTTCGACGCCTTGGCGACGGGCTGA